Proteins from a single region of Ischnura elegans chromosome 2, ioIscEleg1.1, whole genome shotgun sequence:
- the LOC124153775 gene encoding lipoyltransferase 1, mitochondrial isoform X2, with the protein MAQTLIKGTLCRIGKSAFAKPLRKDIKPIIALSCHNYSSDADKGTNVVKSVLISQSSDIFTNLALEDWIYRHFDFSKHHVLLLWRNSPCVVVGRHQNPWAEANVSRLSEAGIPIARRNSGGGTVYHDGGNLNLTFFTPRGRYNRRSNLELIGRALNSEFGIRTTVSPREDILIEGDYKISGTAAKLGQPNAYHHCTLLVNVNMPNLHDSMHKEDDGIHTNATRSLPSPVRNLSEVCSGLTVDHVLAAVGREFLRSDAKNLGTGVVSRRGFQLINPAESWFPGLEKLRQEMSSWAWRFGKTPKFDVTRTFTIPRELAVGEAAMSSAEADKLKKVPVNDASPAQLTVKMEVVSGRVSDVTITIPPGFLNAAPNGGEIAVVTDLRGKRFSEEALRILDESFAVTDPSGRAGQPGQGGEKNRFVASCVRKVMQSV; encoded by the exons ATGGCGCAAACATTGATTAAGGGTACCCTTTGTAGAATTGGGAAGTCTGCATTTGCTAAGCCTTTGAGGAAAGATATTAAGCCAATTATTGCTTTGTCTTGTCATAATTATTCTTCGGATGCTGATAAAGGCACCAATGTCGTGAAATCAGTGTTAATATCCCAGTCAAGTGACATCTTCACCAATTTGG CTCTTGAAGATTGGATATACCGCCACTTTGATTTCTCAAAGCATCATGTCCTATTGCTTTGGCGTAATTCTCCATGCGTGGTTGTTGGAAGACATCAAAATCCCTGGGCCGAGGCGAACGTGTCGAGGCTGTCCGAAGCTGGAATCCCTATTGCCCGTCGAAACTCCGGAGGGGGTACTGTGTATCATGATGGTGGTAACTTAAATCTGACATTCTTTACTCCAAGAGGACGATACAACCGTCGCTCTAACCTGGAATTGATCGGTCGTGCACTCAATTCCGAATTTGGAATTCGAACCACAGTATCCCCCAGAGAGGATATTCTAATAGAAGGAGATTATAAa ATATCTGGGACTGCAGCAAAACTTGGGCAACCAAATGCATATCACCACTGCACCCTATTGGTTAATGTCAACATGCCAAACTTGCATGATTCAATGCACAAGGAAGAT GATGGAATTCATACTAATGCCACTAGATCTTTGCCTTCACCGGTGAGGAATCTAAGTGAAGTTTGTTCTGGTCTCACAGTGGACCATGTTTTGGCAGCAGTTGGTCGAGAGTTCTTGAGGTCAGATGCTAAGAACTTGGGAACTGGGGTTGTTTCCCGTCGTGGTTTCCAACTAATAAACCCAGCTGAGAGCTGGTTCCCAG GTTTGGAAAAGCTGCGTCAGGAGATGAGCAGTTGGGCTTGGAGGTTTGGCAAAACACCTAAATTTGATGTTACAAGAACATTTACCATTCCTCGTGAGTTAGCTGTTGGGGAAGCTGCCATGTCCTCTGCTGAGGCCGATAAATTGAAAAAG GTGCCTGTAAATGATGCATCACCAGCTCAGCTAACGGTAAAGATGGAAGTGGTTAGCGGTCGAGTGTCTGATGTGACTATAACCATCCCACCAGGCTTCCTGAATGCAGCTCCTAATGGTGGAGAAATTGCTGTTGTTACTGATCTGAGAGGGAAACGTTTCTCTGAGGAAGCATTGCGCATTCTTGATGAGTCTTTTGCAGTGACTGATCCATCTGGTAGAGCAGGGCAGCCAGGGCAAGGAGGAGAAAAGAACCGTTTTGTTGCTTCGTGTGTCCGCAAAGTAATGCAGTCCGTCTGA
- the LOC124153775 gene encoding lipoyltransferase 1, mitochondrial isoform X1: MAQTLIKGTLCRIGKSAFAKPLRKDIKPIIALSCHNYSSDADKGTNVVKSVLISQSSDIFTNLALEDWIYRHFDFSKHHVLLLWRNSPCVVVGRHQNPWAEANVSRLSEAGIPIARRNSGGGTVYHDGGNLNLTFFTPRGRYNRRSNLELIGRALNSEFGIRTTVSPREDILIEGDYKQISGTAAKLGQPNAYHHCTLLVNVNMPNLHDSMHKEDDGIHTNATRSLPSPVRNLSEVCSGLTVDHVLAAVGREFLRSDAKNLGTGVVSRRGFQLINPAESWFPGLEKLRQEMSSWAWRFGKTPKFDVTRTFTIPRELAVGEAAMSSAEADKLKKVPVNDASPAQLTVKMEVVSGRVSDVTITIPPGFLNAAPNGGEIAVVTDLRGKRFSEEALRILDESFAVTDPSGRAGQPGQGGEKNRFVASCVRKVMQSV; this comes from the exons ATGGCGCAAACATTGATTAAGGGTACCCTTTGTAGAATTGGGAAGTCTGCATTTGCTAAGCCTTTGAGGAAAGATATTAAGCCAATTATTGCTTTGTCTTGTCATAATTATTCTTCGGATGCTGATAAAGGCACCAATGTCGTGAAATCAGTGTTAATATCCCAGTCAAGTGACATCTTCACCAATTTGG CTCTTGAAGATTGGATATACCGCCACTTTGATTTCTCAAAGCATCATGTCCTATTGCTTTGGCGTAATTCTCCATGCGTGGTTGTTGGAAGACATCAAAATCCCTGGGCCGAGGCGAACGTGTCGAGGCTGTCCGAAGCTGGAATCCCTATTGCCCGTCGAAACTCCGGAGGGGGTACTGTGTATCATGATGGTGGTAACTTAAATCTGACATTCTTTACTCCAAGAGGACGATACAACCGTCGCTCTAACCTGGAATTGATCGGTCGTGCACTCAATTCCGAATTTGGAATTCGAACCACAGTATCCCCCAGAGAGGATATTCTAATAGAAGGAGATTATAAa CAGATATCTGGGACTGCAGCAAAACTTGGGCAACCAAATGCATATCACCACTGCACCCTATTGGTTAATGTCAACATGCCAAACTTGCATGATTCAATGCACAAGGAAGAT GATGGAATTCATACTAATGCCACTAGATCTTTGCCTTCACCGGTGAGGAATCTAAGTGAAGTTTGTTCTGGTCTCACAGTGGACCATGTTTTGGCAGCAGTTGGTCGAGAGTTCTTGAGGTCAGATGCTAAGAACTTGGGAACTGGGGTTGTTTCCCGTCGTGGTTTCCAACTAATAAACCCAGCTGAGAGCTGGTTCCCAG GTTTGGAAAAGCTGCGTCAGGAGATGAGCAGTTGGGCTTGGAGGTTTGGCAAAACACCTAAATTTGATGTTACAAGAACATTTACCATTCCTCGTGAGTTAGCTGTTGGGGAAGCTGCCATGTCCTCTGCTGAGGCCGATAAATTGAAAAAG GTGCCTGTAAATGATGCATCACCAGCTCAGCTAACGGTAAAGATGGAAGTGGTTAGCGGTCGAGTGTCTGATGTGACTATAACCATCCCACCAGGCTTCCTGAATGCAGCTCCTAATGGTGGAGAAATTGCTGTTGTTACTGATCTGAGAGGGAAACGTTTCTCTGAGGAAGCATTGCGCATTCTTGATGAGTCTTTTGCAGTGACTGATCCATCTGGTAGAGCAGGGCAGCCAGGGCAAGGAGGAGAAAAGAACCGTTTTGTTGCTTCGTGTGTCCGCAAAGTAATGCAGTCCGTCTGA
- the LOC124153777 gene encoding uncharacterized protein LOC124153777, with protein MRMDCPRDCVNLRFRISQLHQTWKWLHQTITVHDFLVSLASSQKNNI; from the coding sequence ATGCGAATGGACTGTCCTCGAGATTGTGTGAATCTCCGATTCAGAATCAGCCAGCTCCATCAAACTTGGAAGTGGCTTCATCAGACTATAACTGTTCACGATTTCTTGGTGTCTTTAGCTTCATCTcaaaaaaacaacatttaa